A window of Drosophila subobscura isolate 14011-0131.10 chromosome E, UCBerk_Dsub_1.0, whole genome shotgun sequence contains these coding sequences:
- the LOC117891709 gene encoding exosome complex exonuclease RRP42 gives MAYVALSEAEKTFILHGVEEDFRCDGRSRRDYRPMELETALVSNASGSARLRLANTDILVGIKTEIDVPDPLTPEFGKLEFFVDCSANATPEFEGRGGSDLAQELVLALENAYESPLAFDYRTLCLIPGQQCWKLYIDILILECGGNLHDAVSLAAKAALHNTKLPRVTASLLDAGVTDLIISDNPYDCTRLTIDTVPLLVTVCKIGDYCLVDPSAEEEVCSTVSIVVSVSMRNGEAFLSGSHMTGGGAMHRDTMRNCLDLGLSIGEQLNTLLAKMLKQEEERVGPKRPKTVGFLK, from the exons ATGGCGTACGTTGCACTTAGCGAGGCCGAGAAAACGTTTATACTGCATGGCGTAGAG GAGGATTTTCGATGTGATGGACGGTCGCGTCGTGATTACCGGCCCATGGAGCTGGAGACAGCGCTGGTGAGCAATGCGAGTGGGTCGGCCCGCCTACGCCTAGCGAACACGGACATCCTGGTGGGCATCAAGACAGAAATCGATGTGCCAGATCCCTTAACCCCAGAGTTCGGCAAACTCGAGTTCTTTGTAGATTG CTCTGCCAATGCCACACCAGAGTTCGAGGGACGTGGCGGCTCAGACCTGGCCCAGGAGCTGGTGCTCGCTCTGGAAAATGCCTACGAATCTCCGCTGGCCTTTGACTATCGCACCTTGTGCCTTATACCGGGACAACAGTGCTGGAAGCTCTATATCGACATATTG ATCCTCGAGTGTGGGGGCAATCTGCACGACGCCGTGTCATTGGCCGCCAAGGCAGCGTTGCACAACACTAAACTGCCGCGGGTAACTGCCTCCCTTCTGGATGCCGGCGTGACGGACCTAATTATATCAGACAATCCGTACGATTGCACCCGACTAACCATTGATACGGTTCCCCTGCTGGTCACTGTGTGCAAAATCGGCGACTATTGTCTTGTGGATCCgtcggcggaggaggaggtctGCAGCACTGTCAGCATAGTTGTGTCCGTGTCGATGCGGAATGGAGAAG CATTCCTTTCCGGCTCCCACATGACTGGCGGCGGCGCCATGCACAGGGATACCATGCGCAATTGCCTGGATCTTGGCCTGTCGATTGGCGAACAGCTGAAcacgctgctggccaaaatgctgaagcaggaggaggaacgCGTAGGACCTAAGCGGCCCAAGACGGTTGGGtttcttaaataa
- the LOC117891716 gene encoding dynein regulatory complex protein 8 — protein MEIGVAFNNELEVRISEAFCVFDTHGDKYIDTRNVGHVLRFLGCVPTEKEVKEVIAVTESTEYPGESQLPKFMAHVSQVLMAGQMKPASTEKLFEAFQVLDPENHKYLTKEYFGKLMLEEGEAFTEEELEDMWPVAIDPITGNIPYIFYINQLKHKATIYGVADAVKAEMAQAEHGRKK, from the exons ATGGAAATTGGCG TTGCTTTTAACAACGAACTTGAAGTTCGGATCTCGGAggccttttgtgtgtttgacaCTCATGGGGATAAGTACATAGACACTCGCAATGTGGGACATGTTCTCAGATTTTTGGGCTGTGTGCCGACCGAGAAAGAAGTCAAAGAGGTCATTGCAGTCACCGAGTCCACAGAGTACCCGGGGGAATCGCAACTACCAAAGTTTATGGCCCATGTCTCTCAAGTACTTATGGCTGGCCA AATGAAGCCAGCGTCGACTGAAAAGCTGTTCGAGGCATTTCAGGTATTGGATCCAGAAAACCATAAATATCTTACCAAAGAGTATTTCGGAAAGCTAATGCTGGAGGAGGGAGAAGCCTTCACCGAAGAAGAGCTTGAGGACATGTGGCCGGTGGCCATTGATCCGATCACTGGAAACATTCCCTACATCTTCTATATAAACCAACTAAAG CACAAGGCCACAATCTATGGGGTGGCTGATGCGGTGAAGGCAGAGATGGCTCAGGCAGAACATGGACGTAAGAAGTAA
- the LOC117891712 gene encoding ER membrane protein complex subunit 7 homolog, which translates to MCFKLIVIATLIALSSCEIIIGQDELVDEVSGLYTIEGRVSPPDTILAPGQGAGSALNKEDNKWQVDVTITINDGEYKGFVREDGQFIISGVPSGSYVLDVHHPDVFYEPVRVEINPKGKFRARKVNFVQPAQIMQVAYPLRMKPLMPFKYFQTREQWKITDFMFSPMVLMMVLPLLLMLVLPKMINDPETKKEIDNLQFPKMTNDMPEISEMLTSLLTGKQPEPKEKKPLPASRQTKKRKDQ; encoded by the exons ATGTGCTTTAAATTGATTGTTATTGCAACGCTCATTGCGCTGAGCAGTTGCGAAATAATTATCGGCCAGGATGAGCTGGTGGATGAGGTCTCAGGGCTGTACACAATCGAAGGCCGTGTTTCTCCACCGGACACGATTCTGGCACCAGGGCAAGGTGCAGGCAGTGCCCTGAATAAAGAAGACAATAAATGGCAAGTGGACGTGACAATAACCATCAATGATGGCGAGTACAAGGGTTTCGTGCGCGAAGATGGCCAGTTCATCATCAGCGGAGTGCCTTCCGGCAGCTATGTGCTGGATGTCCATCATCCTGACGTGTTCTACGAGCCC GTTCGCGTGGAAATCAATCCCAAGGGAAAGTTCCGGGCGCGCAAGGTCAACTTTGTTCAGCCTGCGCAAATCATGCAGGTGGCCTATCCTCTGAGAATGAAGCCACTGATGCCTTTCAAGTATTTCCAGACCCGAGAGCAGTGGAAG ATAACCGACTTCATGTTCAGCCCCATGGTGCTGATGATGGTTCTGCCTTTGCTGCTCATGCTGGTGCTGCCCAAGATGATCAATGATCCCGAGACTAAAAAGGAGATTGACAACTTGCAGTTCCCAAAG aTGACCAACGACATGCCCGAGATCAGCGAGATGTTGACCTCGTTGCTGACGGGTAAACAGCCCGAGCCCAAGGAGAAGAAGCCGCttccagccagcaggcagacgAAGAAACGTAAAGATCAGTAA
- the LOC117891713 gene encoding proteasome subunit beta type-6, translating into MVYEMDFTDTPVSTGTTIMAVEFDGGVVIGADSRTSSGPYVANRVTDKLTRITDKIYCCRSGSAADTQAIADIVAYSLNYHENQTNKDALVFEAASEFRNFCYNYRDSLLAGIIVAGWDEQRGGQVFSIPLGGMLTREPCTIGGSGSSFIYGYVREHFREGMSKEECVKFVKQAVQHAIYHDGSSGGVVRVGIITKEGVERRLFYNTESGESEVAGTGSSILVE; encoded by the exons atggTTTACGAGATGGACTTTACCGACACCCCTGTCAGCACTGGC ACCACAATCATGGCCGTCGAATTCGACGGAGGAGTTGTGATTGGAGCTGATTCCCGGACCAGCTCGGGACCATATGTGGCCAATCGTGTCACCGACAAGCTGACTCGTATTACAGACAAAATTTACTGCTGCCGCAGTGGCTCTGCCGCCGATACTCAGGCCATTGCCGACATTGTGGCTTATTCGCTGAACTATCACGAGAACCAGACCAACAAGGACGCCCTGGTCTTCGAGGCTGCCTCAGAGTTCCGCAACTTCTGCTACAACTACCGCGACTCCCTGCTGGCAGGCATCATTGTGGCCGGCTGGGATGAGCAGCGCGGTGGCCAGGTGTTCAGCATCCCATTGGGTGGCATGCTAACCCGCGAGCCCTGCACCATTGGCGGATCGGGATCCAGTTTCATTTACGGCTACGTCCGAGAGCATTTCCGCGAGGGAATGAGCAAAGAGGAGTGCGTGAAGTTTGTCAAGCAAG CGGTTCAACATGCCATCTATCACGATGGCAGCTCTGGCGGTGTGGTGCGCGTCGGCATCATCACCAAGGAGGGTGTGGAGCGTCGTCTATTCTACAACACCGAATCGGGCGAGTCCGAGGTAGCGGGCACCGGCAGTTCTATTCTCGTTGAATAg
- the LOC117891700 gene encoding LOW QUALITY PROTEIN: uncharacterized protein LOC117891700 (The sequence of the model RefSeq protein was modified relative to this genomic sequence to represent the inferred CDS: deleted 2 bases in 1 codon; substituted 1 base at 1 genomic stop codon) gives MAPTANAYLITVDTGVAMSTNALPKLRPAPLTAALLKGSASPTRSSSGYASSSYDNMEEEESLVATAPKAKKRRLDHLTWEEKVQRKKLKNRVAAQTSRDRKKARMEEMEYEIKELTDKTELLQNKCESLQSINESLLAKNQKLDTEVELLRQELEEMKEQQKQQQQQQHAKNITCNSSNANIGAEGCASTILGRSIQCXPSAAGYTHSGHTVVSASVDGTAEKQQDHGLALEGCGSLPTLQDMLLVDDEEFDARRLEELAESLLADITADLEAGPGACGPTAAKDSGDQERMLGPVVGTPTERLESGGHRADGLNAEEPKHSLNVQVLKINGNSQQATAAPTKTNTKTIMTTTTATISAAATGTLVQATPDTVYGTYDAKTNSITIVMDGDAVPVNEAVEEIYCDGVSAGDDATDVIMKCPPPATSPSQVYLNVVNATDDSDDECDFNRIESFLCPRIKAISPLAKSPALSLHSATSDHGYESILGSPTSTILTLPTDTEEDFPWQSNFDELFPSLI, from the exons atggcACCGACCGCGAATGCCTATTTGATAACCGTGGACACGGGCGTGGCGATGTCAACGAATGCCTTGCCCAAGCTGCGACCCGCACCCCTGACAGCGGCTCTGCTCAAGGGGTCGGCCTCGCCCACACGCTCGAGCTCGGGCTACGCCTCGTCCTCCTACGACAACATGGAGGAGGAAGAGTCTCTGGTGGCTACGGCGCCCAAGGCCAAGAAGCGTCGCCTGGATCACCTCACCTGGGAGGAAAAAGTACAGAGAAA GAAGCTAAAGAATCGCGTTGCAGCCCAGACATCGCGGGACCGCAAGAAGGCTCGCATGGAGGAAATGGAATACGAGATCAAAGAGCTAACTGACAAAACGGAATTACTGCAAAACAAATGCGAGAGTCTACAGTCCATCAATGAGTCGTTGCTGGCCAAGAACCAAAAGCTGGACACGGAAGTAGAACTATTGCGTCAGGAACTTGAAGAGATGAAagaacaacagaagcagcaacagcagcagcagcacgccaAAAACATCACCTGCAACAGCTCCAATGCCAACATAGGCGCTGAGGGCTGTGCGTCCACAATCCTTGGA CGCAGCATCCAATGCTGACCCTCTGCAGCAGGGTACACACACAGTGGACACACAGTCGTCAGCGCGTCTGTTGACGGAACAGCTGAAAAGCAACAAGACCATGGCCTCGCTCTGGAAGGTTGTGGCTCTCTGCCTACTCTACAAGACATGCTGCTCGTCGACGACGAAGAGTTCGACGCGCGGCGACTTGAAGAACTGGCCGAAAGTCTGCTCGCAGATATCACAGCAGACCTGGAAGCTGGCCCTGGAGCGTGCGGCCCAACTGCTGCCAAAGATTCAGGCGACCAAGAGCGAATGCTTGGACCAGTGGTGGGGACCCCAACAGAGCGCCTGGAATCCGGCGGGCATAGAGCTGATGGCCTAAACGCTGAAGAACCCAAACACAGCCTGAATGTGCAGGTGTTGAAGATAAATGGAAACTCACAGCAAGCCACAGCAGCGCCAACAAAGACGAATACGAAGACGATAATGACTACGACTACAGCAACTATTTCAGCAGCGGCCACCGGTACACTTGTGCAGGCCACACCGGACACAGTTTATGGCACCTACGATGCCAAGACAAACTCGATAACCATCGTGATGGATGGAGATGCGGTTCCAGTCAATGAGGCCGTTGAGGAGATCTACTGCGATGGCGTCAGCGCTGGGGATGATGCTACAGATGTAATTATGAAGTGTCCGCCACCAGCGACGTCTCCATCGCAGGTCTATCTCAATGTCGTGAATGCCACTGACGACTCGGACGACGAGTGCGATTTCAATCGCATTGAATCGTTCCTCTGCCCGCGCATTAAGGCCATTTCCCCATTGGCTAAATCTCCCGCATTGTCTCTACACTCAGCCACCTCCGATCACGGCTACGAGTCCATCCTGGGCTCTCCCACATCCACGATCCTTACTCTGCCCACAGACACGGAAGAGGACTTTCCCTGGCAGAGCAATTTCGATGAGCTGTTCCCCAGCTTGATTTAA
- the LOC117891698 gene encoding kinesin-like protein subito: protein MSDLNEGPMREKRSFIMARDPSVDRRFRPRPHKQLRLFDDIHESTESTDGSDTESEYASNAGDDATSVDDSREVDTGPQVFLRLRPVSVASTGYSLSDDGKCLITSAKNENSSNNVNRMEKHFGFTSIFDGSVGQRDIYDICVGPRILEEECVTIMTYGTSGSGKTYTLLGDQVRAGVIPRGLEHIFTTYLGNLYSTPKLKLINGCIVFLQDDATLREMQISMKLLNLCPDINAQHERLRQEIKSDHTFETKTEPDLSVMIWVSFVEIYNELVYDLLSIPPRQDNLGAVQRKPLKIACNKGQVFIKGLTTVFVKSSEEALRLLRLGQQRSTYASTSVNSNSSRSHCVFTVDVLKYSRSGMTTQCSYKFCDLAGSERVNNTGTIGLRLKEAKNINTSLMTLGRCLDAASTSRKKSSTDVIPFRDSKLTMLLQAALLGKERLAMIVTVTPLEKYYEENLNVLNFASIAKNIVFKEPMIKQHSTRYSGFFDNPKADGQYDYIKALEEDNISLREEIDRLKFDHVLKMQLLEERLRKELTDTFQEMLRVNKKQWEEQSEKQKLMAEREFEFKLDSQKRIYEEQIEDLKDEIDYLKNPASETSIESMDEIEDDPIEIHDDE, encoded by the exons ATGAGCGATTTGAATGAAGGACCGATGCGGGAGAAGCGCTCCTTTATTATGGCACGAGATCCCAGCGTTGACCGGCGCTTTCGACCGAGGCCACACAAACAGTTGCGGCTGTTTGATGATATCCATGAATCAACAGAGAGCACAGATGGGTCAGACACTGAATCAGAGTACGCATCCAATGCTGGAGACGATGCAACGAGTGTGGATGATAGCAGGGAGGTGGATACTGGCCCTCAGGTGTTCTTGCGTCTGCGTCCCGTAAGTGTTGCATCCACAGGATACTCGCTGTCCGACGATGGCAAATGTCTGATTACCAGCGCAAAGAatgaaaacagcagcaacaatgtcaACAGAATGGAGAAGCATTTTGGATTCACATCCATTTTCGATGGCTCGGTTGGGCAGCGGGATATCTACGATATCTGTGTCGGTCCCAGAATTCTGGAAGAGGAATGTGTGACGATAATGACATATGGCACTTCAGGCTCTGGAAAAACATACACATTGCTGG GTGATCAAGTGCGAGCTGGAGTCATACCCCGCGGTCTGGAGCATATATTCACCACTTATTTGGGCAATTTGTATAGTACGCCCAAGCTAAAGCTAATCAACGGGTGCATTGTCTTCCTGCAAGACGACGCCACGCTAcgcgaaatgcaaataagcatGAAACTGCTGAACTTGTGCCCGGATATTAACGCCCAGCACGAGCGACTGAGGCAGGAGATTAAGAGCGATCACACCTTCGAGACGAAGACCGAGCCGGATCTCTCGGTTATGATTTGGGTATCCTTTGTCGAGATCTACAATGAACTGGTGTATGACCTACTGAGCATACCGCCGCGTCAAGACAATCTTGGTGCTGTGCAACGAAAGCCCCTGAAGATCGCCTGCAATAAAGGTCAAGTATTCATCAAGGGTCTGACCACCGTGTTCGTGAAGAGCAGCGAGGAAGCCTTGCGTCTGCTGCGGCTGGGTCAGCAGCGTTCCACCTACGCTTCGACATCGGTGAACTCAAACTCCAGCAGATCGCACTGTGTCTTCACCGTGGATGTGTTGAAGTACAGCCGCTCGGGCATGACCACCCAATGTTCGTACAAATTCTGCGATCTCGCGGGCTCAGAACGTGTGAACAACACAGGCACCATAGGACTGCGACTCAAGGAGGCGAAGAACATAAACACTTCCCTCATGACACTGGGACGCTGTCTGGATGCGGCCAGTACTTCGCGGAAGAAGTCCAGCACCGACGTTATACCATTTCGCGACTCGAAGCTAACCATGCTTCTCCAAGCCGCTCTGCTCGGAAAGGAACGATTGGCCATGATAGTGACTGTCACACCGCTGGAGAAGTACTATGAGGAGAACCTGAACGTGCTTAACTTCGCGTCCATAGCGAAGAACATCGTCTTCAAAGAGCCCATGATTAAGCAGCATAGTACCAGATATTCTGGATTCTTTGACAACCCAAAAGCGGATGGGCAGTACGATTACATCAAAGCGTTGGAGGAGGATAATATCAG TTTGCGGGAAGAGATCGATCGCTTGAAGTTCGATCATGTGCTGaagatgcagctgctggaggagaggCTGCGAAAGGAGCTTACGGACACGTTCCAGGAAATGCTCCGGGTGAACAAGAAGCAGTGGGAAGAGCAGTCCGAGAAGCAGAAACTGATGGCCGAAAGAGAGTTTGAGTTTAAG TTGGACTCACAAAAGCGGATCTACGAAGAGCAAATTGAGGACCTTAAAGATGAAATCGATTATCTGAAAAATCCAGCAAGTGAGACGAGCATTGAGAGTATGGATGAAATAGAGGATGATCCAATCGAAATCCACGACGATGAATAA